The following is a genomic window from Babesia bovis T2Bo chromosome 4 map unlocalized Chr4_1, whole genome shotgun sequence.
TTAGCAAACATTTCGTATAAGTCTAAAATACTAGCGTCATGCCTCTACTATCTGTCTAAATTTGAACATGAAGGAGTTATTGAACTGCATTATAGTGTAAACCTAGAATCGTCAAATCTAAAAGATCGTTTACAAACATCGGTTGTTGACTGTTTTGAATGTATGCGCGCATTGTCAAAAAAGATGGCTCAGCTGCATTACTCCCAAATGGATCGTTATTCTCGTTTTTCAACACGATACCCTATTAAACTTTGTGATGTCGAGATAAATGCGCTTCTAAAGCCTTACTACAAATACAACAAGCATATGTACACCATATGGTGGTCTATTTATAGTACCATTGCAACCGTCTTTCCTAAGAGCGTTGCCGCTTCTCGTAAGGTAAGAGGAACTGTTAACCCCGTTATGGGTGTTTTCGTCGAGATTAAAATGCCTAGCGGCTTCTTGCAATCCATATTAAAGCATTTTGAAGATCTTCTAGAAGCCAGTAGTACTGATGTTCTAACATTGTGTTCCTCATCAATATCCACCTGTGCCAGCGTGATGAATTGGTTCGATTTCGTGGGCTCACTCGCTAGAGAGAATAAGCTAAACCCTGATCAACTTATTGGAGCATTTCAAAGTCTTCAACGGACTATATCGGAATTTGACAGTAACAGTGCTTCAGTGGAGATGTTCGACGCCGATACTTTAAACAAGACCAACCCTGAAGATGCTCACCCTCTGGTCAATTTAGTTGCCAGCGTAGATGTGTGCGTCCCAAGTTCTACTATGACTACAATGCTCTCTTCAATAGAATTCATGGCAGAGTCCCTGGTTGATTATGAGGAGAGTGATCATAATTTCCGCTTCAGTTGTGGTGAGAAACTTCACATCCTGTATTCTGGAAACACACCACTGTGGTATGGTCATACTATTTCTGGTATCAATAGATGGTTTCCTGCCAAGTACGTCCGTCCGCTACACgatattggtatatcttTATTCCGTAGAGCTGATCTTGAATCGTATACGTCTCTCGACTGTCATCGTATCGGCGACGGTGATACAACGAATGTCGGGGTAAATGGACGTACTGGCAATATAACTCTTACATCTAAGTCTACCCTTAAACAAGCATTGATGTTGTCGAAGTTAGGTTTGGATGGAAGGGTCGTTCACGAATTTAAGTGTTCGCTATGCCGTAAAATCATACTTCGTGGCACACTGTATCTTACTGAAACTCATCTAGGATTCATATCAAGTTTTAACGATGCCACTTTATTCGGACCTCAGACCACAGTGACTGTACCTATGGAGGATATCGCTTCATGTCATTTGACATCATCTAAAACGCTGTCATTTTACGTTCGTGTTGTATTGCGTTCTGGCGAAGAACACACATTTTACTCTGTAAGGCATGCTCGGAAGATTCGTGACGCCGTTGCGGAAATGGCGCAACTGGATGTGAATCCACGGGAAGACAGTGCTACTCCTAACGTTGTAATAGGTTCCATTAATATGTCAGTGGAGTTACGTGACAGTTTTGGTATAATGGAACCTTTATCCAAATCACTACCTCCGGTAACGCTGCATATCTCATTGAAGGATTACTTTAACTCGTGCCTAAGTGATAATGTAAACCCAGGTAGTAGACTGGCTGACACCCGTCTACAACAGAACGCTTTCGATTTTAGAGGTGATCTTGAGCCTGTAGTGTTTGATTGGTCCCAGGATGGCGTATTCGTTCAACATCGTCAAATTACGTACAGCTTTAGGCTAAAGGAGGGAAAATACTCCTCGTTGCTCACGCGACACGTTTGCGGTAAAGCCCGCGAGGAGTTAAAGTATGCGCTGGTTGATCGTACACATTTGATATATGAGAGTGCGAATTACACATCGGATATACCTTATTCGAACTACTTCTATACTCTAATGCGTATCACTGCTACATCCGTGTCTCCGGAATCAACCGTTGTTAAAGCTGAGTATGATGTGAAGTTCACAAAAAGCACGCTTTTATCATCTGTAATCAGCAATGAGGCATCTGAGAGGCTCGCTTCCTCGGCGTCAATGCTTCTGTACCCATCTAATGTTGATACAGATCCTACGGAGTCAGATTCACTGAAGCACTCCGCCAAAAGTGGCTCATATCAGTCAACTGTCGCAACGGGAGCTAGTCGTACAATGCAGTCATTCACGTGGTTGTGCATCGCTTTTCTTCTTATATACACCGGTCTACTATCTGGTTGGCGATAACAAGTTATTAATATAACATGCAACcttatttatattatgcAATTGATATAACAGTTTACTTAGTGCTTGATAGCGATTCTACCAATTTGTAAAGTTGTCTGTTTTGCGATTTCAGTAGGTGGAAAAATATACCACCGGTGGTCCTTTTTTCTTCGGAGTTAAGTTTGGTCATACCTGCGATATGTTAGATAGTATCTAAAGAACATACCTCCAGCAAGCTGTATCTCCTTAGCTTCATTTGCCAGAGATAGAATATCCCCCAAAGGCATATGTCCCAAAAGATTGTAAATCTTCATTGCCACAGCTGGCGTTTTTTCGTCGATATACTTCATTATAGCGTGCAATACGTAGTTCATGTGCATTTCCGAAGCCATGTTAACGTTACTCGATTGATATGGAGTTGAATGTATAAGGGTATTAAGTGCGGTAGCAACTTGCTTGTACGATACGTGAGTTCGCTACCGACATTATCACATTAAACGAACCACTTACCTCCATATGGTGAATTTCCACATATTTTAGATATTCCACGTCTTTGACGAAATGGGCGTGTATGCACTGCAATAAGTCAAACAGCAAAGCCTCAACATACCCTTACTTTCTTTGGTAAACGGTATGCCGTTATTATAATGATCGGATAATTCCCAATACCAGCTAATCTCACTAATTCATTTAGACTTTGCGATCTAGGAAGATATATGGTTACTATATTACCTATTCTTGACATGCCGTGCATGGCACTCTCTATGTCAAATATTCCCTGTAGTTTGAATATCTCATCTTTTATGGAGCCCATGTAGCTCTTCCCTCCCCAAGGTGGAGATATATGAACAATGTCATATTGTTGCGATTGGTGGAAATATTCCTCCACACCTATTTCTTTGGCCTTATCCAGCGGATCATCGGCAaattgttttatataatCAAACAAGTCCTGTTCTACGACATGAGTATTTTGCAAACCAAATACATTGACGTTGTTTTTGCAAATGGACACTCGATCAGGATTCAATTCAACCCCAACTGTTAAGTCCGAATTCAGTCCAAAGTATACAAGGTTACCTCCAACACCAGCCGCCAGATCTAACGTTCTTATTTTATGCGGCGAGGTCGTAAATCTATTAACGTTTGCAACTGCTTGGTCAAAAGGAAGGTTGAATACGTTATCAGATGTAACGAATCTTTTCAGATCCTTCGCAACGTCGATGGATTCTGCAGCCCATGAAGCATCTACAGCTGCTTGTTCATCTAACTGTAAGTCAGGTGAGTTATTCCAAAATATGGTCTTCACAAAATCATTAGTTTGACAGGTGCCATAACCTATATCTTCTTCAATCTTATCTATATCTCCTAAATAACTATAAGAGAGGTGTTTTTCCACGACACAAACAAACGCTGAATTGACTTTACCATGCTCATCAACTCCGGATGCTAGATATAGT
Proteins encoded in this region:
- a CDS encoding GRAM domain family protein: MRLSVDDSSDLSFVVSSYSAKCTSAKTLSSRLKNLLTPCKESSDLRSLLDYFLPYAIDRKLKALHRKIESLSKYGNRDSILSVSWLENRTRVPYDDNDDNDDEICTSREDFPDIAHQADEGYNRDIVPEMSDNRPAFDILSNALSDRFVNRHIGISNVSSGRQSIHRTRSEILVRRMPRNLGSFQSVDNTIVSSSLSNRGSFVNSNGYKSSELSYKSSSRNSFTHSDSFEVEKTRSDISGIQMLGQLCTPDFIARGCTSKNLSTLNVELADVSRVSSISRIPLCIDISEADRAMYASLCRILRGMLLFVDESVNHELHWLDTFDKTIEEVVSLLEQIVSDGTVMMKSLKDMLKNYSSTYTASVTAYEKALYRFQKFEKSLELALNSRASGSSVSCDAVNCEYSECSSGNSEFLLNRESNRGAMSRLLDNPKDFIRYTNYIEQMCLSHQMYDNWEKNRDYCARGYTEILTTYAEHYPKNVHGIEVECFEMLSRLPSVLLANISYKSKILASCLYYLSKFEHEGVIELHYSVNLESSNLKDRLQTSVVDCFECMRALSKKMAQLHYSQMDRYSRFSTRYPIKLCDVEINALLKPYYKYNKHMYTIWWSIYSTIATVFPKSVAASRKVRGTVNPVMGVFVEIKMPSGFLQSILKHFEDLLEASSTDVLTLCSSSISTCASVMNWFDFVGSLARENKLNPDQLIGAFQSLQRTISEFDSNSASVEMFDADTLNKTNPEDAHPLVNLVASVDVCVPSSTMTTMLSSIEFMAESLVDYEESDHNFRFSCGEKLHILYSGNTPLWYGHTISGINRWFPAKYVRPLHDIGISLFRRADLESYTSLDCHRIGDGDTTNVGVNGRTGNITLTSKSTLKQALMLSKLGLDGRVVHEFKCSLCRKIILRGTLYLTETHLGFISSFNDATLFGPQTTVTVPMEDIASCHLTSSKTLSFYVRVVLRSGEEHTFYSVRHARKIRDAVAEMAQLDVNPREDSATPNVVIGSINMSVELRDSFGIMEPLSKSLPPVTLHISLKDYFNSCLSDNVNPGSRLADTRLQQNAFDFRGDLEPVVFDWSQDGVFVQHRQITYSFRLKEGKYSSLLTRHVCGKAREELKYALVDRTHLIYESANYTSDIPYSNYFYTLMRITATSVSPESTVVKAEYDVKFTKSTLLSSVISNEASERLASSASMLLYPSNVDTDPTESDSLKHSAKSGSYQSTVATGASRTMQSFTWLCIAFLLIYTGLLSGWR
- a CDS encoding RNA cap guanine-N2 methyltransferase family protein — encoded protein: MVESGRTRQGRVDVIPPPRGIFDIRADSLTPKVLYLASGVDEHGKVNSAFVCVVEKHLSYSYLGDIDKIEEDIGYGTCQTNDFVKTIFWNNSPDLQLDEQAAVDASWAAESIDVAKDLKRFVTSDNVFNLPFDQAVANVNRFTTSPHKIRTLDLAAGVGGNLVYFGLNSDLTVGVELNPDRVSICKNNVNVFGLQNTHVVEQDLFDYIKQFADDPLDKAKEIGVEEYFHQSQQYDIVHISPPWGGKSYMGSIKDEIFKLQGIFDIESAMHGMSRIGNIVTIYLPRSQSLNELVRLAGIGNYPIIIITAYRLPKKVRCIHAHFVKDVEYLKYVEIHHMERTHVSYKQVATALNTLIHSTPYQSSNVNMASEMHMNYVLHAIMKYIDEKTPAVAMKIYNLLGHMPLGDILSLANEAKEIQLAGGMTKLNSEEKRTTGGIFFHLLKSQNRQLYKLVESLSSTK